Proteins from a genomic interval of Pecten maximus chromosome 13, xPecMax1.1, whole genome shotgun sequence:
- the LOC117340219 gene encoding uncharacterized protein LOC117340219: MPGKGEFRCVVCSKRTKPGDRRSTKGKENTTLRKYMLKTFMIQTKEEDVICGKCRMSCHRSVLQRRTHIDQHPPPFEAHCDKSAKKTLLSPRNITLPIPSTGSSHKKCIVCNTYPKKLVVISRDAKYNLFLRKGILVPFGARCCTHHIEDGLLGNEACENITLKSDLSSLNRTEILALISNIRDVANAQQSKRIDFDSPHALSDEDFITLTGLSVQHFNDLCVHFTGSVRSSKNRSIKSCVGIFLTKLKSGMSNKLLSTVFNIGKDSIRRAISSARTALMKDFVPPNLGFQHVSRQDVISNHTRPLAQTLFGGLMEPAILVIDGTYIYIQKSGQFMFQRRSYSMHKHRPLVKPMMFVTTTGYIVSVLGPYFGDSKNNDASILNQILNANIEEIKEWIQENDVFVVDRGFRDSLDLLKQLGIQTEMPSFSKQKQQHTVGESNASRLVTKIRWVVEAVNGRLKTWKYLDRVLPNSQIPYVGDIVRIVCAICNKYCKPISTGDAETDQLIGTKMLYLSRKQNELQERVDRDGLVNRPSKWQRMDSSDITFPVMTEEDLRNLTLGVYQLKLARAYTQEHMSDTGGYDVCVCKVDANLISAKIQSRHINSKTYQLWVFFDECTVQGWYCKCRAGARVVGTCSHVASVVWYLGFARHLDKTFDFSKDWTQYLQDASHTPEPLNVDESDDEDNNTEE, from the exons ATGCCCGGAAAAGGAGAATTTCGGTGTGTTGTTTGTTCTAAGAGAACAAAGCCTGGTGACAGACGCTCCACGAAAGGAAAGGAAAACACTACACTGAGAAAATATATGTTAAAGACTTTCATGATACAAACAAAAGAAGAAGATGTTATTTGTGGAAAATGTCGCATGTCATGTCATCGTTCAGTTCTACAGCGTCGTACACACATCGATCAACATCCCCCTCCATTTGAAGCACATTGTGATAAATCTGCAAAGAAAACCCTTCTGTCACCACGGAATATAACACTTCCAATACCATCCACAGGAAGCAGCcacaaaaaatgtattgtttgtaaTACCTACCCAAAGAAACTAGTGGTAATATCTCGTGACGCAAAATACAACCTCTTTCTGAGAAAAGGTATTCTGGTACCTTTTGGAGCAAGATGTTGTACTCATCATATTGAGGATGGTTTATTGGGAAACGAGGCATGTGAAAACATCACTTTAAAAAGTGACTTATCTTCACTAAATCGTACTGAAATACTTGCTTTGATTTCTAACATTAGAGATGTAGCAAATGCCCAACAAAGCAAACGTATTGATTTCGACTCACCACATGCTCTTTCAGATGAAGATTTCATTACCTTAACTGGACTCAGTGTTCAgcattttaatgatttatgtGTTCACTTTACTGGTTCAGTACGATCTTCAAAAAACAGGAGCATTAAATCATGTGTCGGGATCTTTCTTACTAAACTAAAGAGTGGCATGTCAAACAAGCTTCTATCAACAGTGTTCAACATTGGTAAAGATTCCATTCGACGTGCAATATCATCGGCAAGGACGGCACTAATGAAAGACTTTGTTCCACCAAATCTTGGCTTTCAGCATGTAAGTCGACAGGATGTCATCTCGAATCATACAAGACCACTAGCCCAGACATTGTTTGGAGGACTAATGGAACCAGCCATTCTTGTGATTGATGGcacctatatttatattcaaaagaGTGGCCAGTTCATGTTTCAAAGAAGAAGCTACAGCATGCATAAACACCGTCCATTGGTGAAACCTATGATGTTCGTCACAACAACAGGTTACATAGTAAGCGTGTTGGGACCTTACTTTGGAGATTCAAAAAACAATGACGCCAGCATCCTGAATCAGATTTTAAATGCTAATATTGAAGAGATCAAGGAGTGGATTCAGGAAAACGATGTATTTGTGGTTGATAGAGGATTTAGGGATTCTCTCGACCTCCTGAAACAACTAGGAATCCAAACAGAGATGCCATCTTTTtcgaaacaaaaacaacagcaCACAGTTGGAGAAAGCAACGCTTCCCGACTTGTTACAAAAATAAG GTGGGTGGTAGAAGCTGTTAATGGACGGTTAAAAACCTGGAAATATCTGGATCGTGTGCTGCCTAACTCACAGATTCCATACGTTGGCGATATCGTAAGAATTGTGTGTGCAATTTGCAACAAATACTGTAAACCAATTAGCACTGGCGATGCAGAGACAGACCAACTCATTGGAACAAAGATGTTGTATCTATCAAGGAAACAGAACGAACTCCAGGAAAGAGTAGACCGAGATGGTCTTGTCAATAGACCAAGTAAGTGGCAGAGGATGGACAGTAGCGACATTACATTCCCTGTTATGACAGAAGAAGACCTGAGGAACTTGACACTCGGTGTGTACCAGTTGAAATTAGCAAGGGCATACACACAGGAGCACATGAGTGACACAGGAGGTTATGATGTATGTGTTTGCAAAGTAGATGCTAACCTCATCAGTGCCAAGATACAGAGCAGACATATTAACTCTAAAACGTACCAACTGTGGGTGTTTTTCGATGAGTGTACTGTGCAGGGATGGTACTGTAAATGTCGTGCTGGGGCCAGAGTAGTTGGGACCTGTTCTCATGTTGCATCAGTTGTGTGGTATTTGGGATTTGCACGTCATTTGGACAAAACTTTTGACTTTAGCAAGGACTGGACACAATATTTACAAGATGCCAGCCATACACCAGAGCCACTCAATGTTGATGAAAGTGATGATGAGGACAACAACACAGAGGAGTGA